The following nucleotide sequence is from Fusarium graminearum PH-1 chromosome 1, whole genome shotgun sequence.
AAGCAGCCCACCGGTTTGTTCATCAACAATGAATGGGTCAAGTCGTCCAATGGCGAAAAGATAACTTCTATAAACCCAACGTAAGTTACCTTCCCACTTACCAATACCAAAAACATTACTAAGAGTCACAGCAACGAGCAAGAAATCACATCCGTCTACGCTGGTTCGTCAGAAGACGTCGACAAAGCCGTCCGCGCTGCCCGCCGTGCCCTCCAcaacccatcatggcgaGATCTCCCAGGTACCGAGCGCGGTAAACTGCTCAGCCGCCTTGCTACACTTGTCGAAGAAAACAAAGAGATCCTCGCTACGATCGAAACATGGGATAATGGAAAGCCTTACACTGTCGCTTTGAACGACGACGTCAATGAAGTCGCTGAGACATTGAGATACTATGGTGGCTTTGCGGATAAGGTGTATGGACAAGTCATCGAAACAACAGGTGACAAGTTTGGATACACCATTCGTGAACCTATTGGCGTCTGTGGACAAATCATTCCGTACGTCAAGAACTTTCTCCACCACTGTTGATGACACTTTACTAATGATGTCGCTAGGTGGAACTTCCCACTTGCAATGGCAGCTTGGAAGCTCGGCCCAGCTCTAGCATGCGGCAACGCAGTGATCCTCAAGCCCGCAGAACAAACACCCCTCTCAATCCTCTACCTTGCCAATCTTATCGTCGAAGCAGGCTTTCCCCCTGGtgttgtcaacatcatcaacggtcTAGGAACCGTTGCCGGTGCCGCACTTGCTTCACATATGGACGTCGATAAGATTGCCTTTACAGGTTCTACACCCACAGCGCGCAGCatcatgaagatggcaagcAGCAATCTGAAGAACATCACTTTGGAGACTGGTGGCAAGAGCCCTCTTatcgtctttgatgatgccgatgttgacttggctgcGTACTGGGCCCATGCTGGTATCATGTACAATCAGGGTCAAGTGTGCACTGCTACCAGTCGTATCCTTGTCCAAGAGAGCATCTATGACAAGTTCATGGCTGCTTTCGGAGCCCAAGTCAAGAACATCTCCAAGGTGGGCGATCCCTTTGAGGAGAGCACCTTCCAAGGACCCCAAGTCACCAAGGCCCAGTATGAAAGAATCTTATCCttcgttgatgttggtaAGAAAGAAGGTGCCAAACTGGCTCTTGGTGGTCAACCAttcaaggttggcgatggaaaggGTTACTTTGTCGAACCAACAGTCTTTACAGACGTTACACCCAAGATGCGTGttttccaagaagaagtcttCGGCCCATTTGTGGTTGTTACCAAGTTCTCTTCTGAAGACGAGGCTATTCACTTGGCTAATGATACACAATATGGCCTTGGAAGTGCGCTTTTCACAACAAATCTGACAAGGGCGCATCAAGTTGCCAAGAGGATCGAGGCAGGTATGGTCTGGGTCAACTCGAGCAATGACAGTGACTGGAGAATTCCCTTTGGCGGAGTAAAGCAGAGTGGTATTGGTCGGGAATTGGGAGAAGCTGGTCTTGCGGCTTATtccaacatcaaggctgtgCATGTCAACATTGCGGCAAAGCTATAGACATAAATGCGAGAGATTGGAATCGTAGAATTATCATTTACCATTATAATCGCCATTAATGACGTGAGTTCCTCTTGGCATGTAACG
It contains:
- a CDS encoding aldehyde dehydrogenase, with translation MSLDIQLTAPNGRTYKQPTGLFINNEWVKSSNGEKITSINPTNEQEITSVYAGSSEDVDKAVRAARRALHNPSWRDLPGTERGKLLSRLATLVEENKEILATIETWDNGKPYTVALNDDVNEVAETLRYYGGFADKVYGQVIETTGDKFGYTIREPIGVCGQIIPWNFPLAMAAWKLGPALACGNAVILKPAEQTPLSILYLANLIVEAGFPPGVVNIINGLGTVAGAALASHMDVDKIAFTGSTPTARSIMKMASSNLKNITLETGGKSPLIVFDDADVDLAAYWAHAGIMYNQGQVCTATSRILVQESIYDKFMAAFGAQVKNISKVGDPFEESTFQGPQVTKAQYERILSFVDVGKKEGAKLALGGQPFKVGDGKGYFVEPTVFTDVTPKMRVFQEEVFGPFVVVTKFSSEDEAIHLANDTQYGLGSALFTTNLTRAHQVAKRIEAGMVWVNSSNDSDWRIPFGGVKQSGIGRELGEAGLAAYSNIKAVHVNIAAKL